A window of the Bacteriovorax sp. PP10 genome harbors these coding sequences:
- a CDS encoding outer membrane protein assembly factor BamB family protein, which translates to MKKYTLPLVLLFVVALSSCSTMKQYAPKADVAEKAKLTPSWIKNLDPVYDSGNLPIGLQSPLINEGIVYAGHNTGYMQAYELENGRVIWSEFDGSAYHAGAIAYKDQVIYGTVQGRVISRHGILGTIKYSVDLGASVETKGVVYNGRIFFQLRNHQVFCLDVETGKIIWGYKRSVPYLTTLQRASTPVVYKDKVLVGFADGTFAALSVDEGVLLYETKLTTATKFVDVDNAAFIYADRVYISPAGGHLSLIDPNSGKILRTSDFATSRAPVLRDDQLIFGTPNGEIVLTDKNLNPLKTIKISKGTITSIVPYKTYFAVSTTAGEIKLLDQKSLEVVETFSLGHAYSAVFGDMMSTPDALAVLSSRNRLFIFR; encoded by the coding sequence ATGAAAAAATATACCCTGCCTTTAGTTCTACTTTTTGTTGTTGCACTTTCATCGTGCTCGACAATGAAGCAATACGCTCCGAAAGCTGATGTGGCAGAAAAGGCGAAACTTACTCCATCATGGATTAAGAACCTTGACCCTGTGTATGACAGTGGGAATCTTCCTATTGGCCTTCAGTCTCCGTTAATCAACGAGGGGATTGTCTACGCCGGCCATAACACTGGTTACATGCAAGCTTACGAATTAGAAAATGGGAGAGTGATCTGGAGTGAGTTCGACGGTTCTGCTTACCATGCAGGAGCGATCGCTTACAAAGATCAGGTTATCTACGGAACAGTTCAAGGCCGAGTAATTTCTCGCCATGGCATCCTTGGAACAATTAAGTACTCAGTTGACCTGGGAGCTTCAGTTGAAACAAAAGGTGTTGTTTATAACGGTCGCATTTTCTTCCAACTAAGAAACCACCAGGTTTTCTGTCTGGATGTTGAAACGGGAAAAATCATCTGGGGATATAAGCGTTCAGTTCCATACTTAACGACACTTCAGAGAGCTTCGACTCCAGTAGTTTACAAAGATAAAGTTCTTGTTGGTTTTGCTGACGGAACTTTTGCGGCCCTTTCAGTTGATGAAGGTGTGCTTCTTTATGAAACAAAACTTACGACAGCGACAAAGTTTGTCGACGTTGATAACGCTGCTTTCATTTACGCTGACAGAGTTTACATCTCTCCAGCTGGTGGACACTTAAGTTTAATCGATCCAAATTCTGGGAAGATTTTAAGAACGTCAGACTTTGCGACATCAAGAGCTCCGGTTCTTCGTGATGACCAGTTAATTTTCGGAACTCCAAATGGAGAGATCGTTTTAACTGATAAAAATTTAAACCCACTTAAGACTATTAAAATCTCTAAGGGGACTATCACTTCAATCGTTCCTTATAAGACTTACTTTGCTGTATCAACAACAGCGGGTGAGATTAAATTATTGGATCAGAAATCATTGGAAGTGGTGGAGACGTTTAGTTTAGGTCACGCGTACTCAGCAGTCTTTGGGGACATGATGAGTACACCAGATGCGCTAGCGGTTCTGTCTTCTAGAAATCGTCTTTTTATTTTTAGGTAA
- the era gene encoding GTPase Era: MLLEDQHPHNKAIMVAVLGAPNVGKSSLINCLLGTDLTVVTSKPQTTRNKFHCVFTVDRTEVVLVDTPGLHKSSQEFNKRLNEQAREGTEGADLNFLLIDISKDILGQFTDFKENIQQELGPTWVLFTKADKIEDSEKLPLAEVFEKGKTVFPNLEKWFLISSKEGVNIHSLTGALCDKAAPGPHLYPDGDVSNKNQRFFVTEYIREQAFELLKDEVPYEVAVIIDEYKESKGKNNPSEIESHISASILVNRPSQRAIVIGSSGSMIKEIGIRSRKKIEVMTGGPVHLNLHVKVSPKWFTNNFVLEEIGLPRAKDSNRVWRKK, encoded by the coding sequence ATGTTACTAGAAGATCAACACCCGCATAATAAGGCCATCATGGTCGCAGTATTAGGGGCACCAAACGTAGGTAAGAGTTCACTGATCAACTGTTTACTAGGAACAGACCTGACAGTTGTAACGAGCAAGCCACAAACAACAAGAAATAAATTTCACTGTGTATTCACAGTAGACCGTACAGAAGTTGTTTTAGTAGACACACCGGGTTTACATAAATCAAGCCAGGAATTTAACAAGCGCTTAAATGAACAGGCACGTGAAGGAACAGAAGGCGCAGACCTTAACTTTCTTCTAATCGATATCTCAAAAGATATTTTAGGCCAGTTCACAGACTTCAAAGAAAACATCCAACAAGAACTAGGACCAACTTGGGTTCTATTTACTAAAGCTGATAAAATCGAAGACTCTGAAAAGCTTCCACTAGCTGAAGTTTTCGAAAAAGGTAAAACAGTTTTCCCTAACCTTGAAAAATGGTTTTTAATTTCTTCGAAAGAAGGGGTTAACATTCACAGTTTAACAGGTGCTCTATGTGATAAAGCTGCTCCAGGGCCGCATTTGTATCCAGATGGAGATGTTTCAAACAAGAACCAAAGATTCTTTGTTACTGAATACATCCGTGAGCAAGCTTTCGAACTATTAAAAGATGAAGTTCCTTACGAAGTCGCTGTTATCATCGACGAGTACAAGGAATCGAAAGGAAAAAACAATCCAAGTGAAATTGAATCACATATCTCTGCTTCGATCTTAGTTAACCGTCCTTCTCAAAGAGCGATCGTTATCGGATCAAGTGGTTCAATGATTAAAGAAATTGGTATCAGATCAAGAAAGAAAATCGAGGTTATGACTGGTGGACCGGTTCACCTTAACCTTCACGTAAAAGTTTCGCCAAAATGGTTTACTAACAACTTCGTACTAGAAGAAATAGGTCTACCACGCGCGAAAGATTCTAACCGCGTATGGAGAAAGAAATAA
- the speA gene encoding biosynthetic arginine decarboxylase, giving the protein MENEKTGTPKPWSKEEADSVYHISRWGDGYFDINDAGHLCVLPHREENGPRIDIAEVLEEMKAQNIPLPIVIRFHDILRSHVKVINETFRDVIREAGYNGQYKGVYPIKVNQMREVVEEIVDAGAPYDFGLEAGSKPELLSVLAYNENLNALTILNGYKDEEYLRLALLGNKLGRKAIVVIEKFSELYTLLKLSREMNVEPIIGLRAKMVVKGSGKWADSGGEKAKFGLTIAEILTCVQILKDEGYINSLKLLHFHIGSQVTDIRTVKEVIREGGRIFAKLVQIGAPLEYFDVGGGLGVDYDGSQSTSDSSMNYKLADYASDIVYILKEICDAEKVPHPNIVSESGRAITARHSCVITNVVDKIETSFTNYKTDVVAGDHSLVANMRDLLDTINEENAQEVYNDALDFKRETINAFRLGILTLEERARIETLFWKITKKISALLPTMEFIPENLYDIDEGIAPQYLCNFSIFQSAPDLWAIGQLLPIVPITRLNEKPEVLGTLVDITCDSDGKINKFIDINETRNLLPLHELRPDEEYHIGLFLTGAYQDVMGDLHNLFGRLNEVHVFCDDEDPTDFYIEEVIKGSSSESVLAAMQYNPEAMAYTMKKNIDRQIASGKINPREGVRLVDFYESCLKSYTYLK; this is encoded by the coding sequence ATGGAAAACGAAAAAACAGGCACACCTAAGCCTTGGTCTAAGGAAGAGGCAGACAGTGTTTATCATATCAGCCGTTGGGGCGATGGGTATTTTGATATCAACGATGCAGGACACCTTTGTGTTCTTCCACACCGTGAAGAAAACGGTCCACGTATTGATATCGCCGAAGTTTTAGAAGAAATGAAAGCGCAGAACATTCCTCTGCCAATCGTTATTCGTTTCCACGATATTTTAAGATCACACGTAAAAGTTATCAATGAAACTTTTAGAGATGTTATTCGTGAAGCAGGATACAACGGCCAGTACAAAGGCGTTTATCCAATTAAAGTTAACCAGATGAGAGAAGTTGTTGAAGAAATTGTAGACGCTGGGGCGCCTTACGATTTCGGATTAGAAGCTGGATCAAAACCAGAACTACTTTCTGTTTTAGCTTACAATGAAAATTTAAATGCACTAACAATTCTTAACGGATACAAAGACGAAGAATACCTTCGCCTTGCTCTTCTTGGAAATAAACTGGGAAGAAAAGCGATCGTCGTTATTGAAAAGTTCTCAGAGCTATATACACTTCTAAAACTTTCTCGTGAAATGAACGTTGAGCCTATCATCGGTCTTCGTGCGAAGATGGTTGTTAAAGGTTCTGGAAAATGGGCAGACTCAGGTGGAGAAAAGGCAAAATTCGGTTTAACGATTGCTGAGATCTTAACTTGCGTTCAAATCCTAAAAGACGAAGGTTACATCAACTCACTTAAGCTTCTTCATTTCCATATTGGTTCTCAGGTAACTGACATCAGAACCGTTAAAGAAGTTATCCGCGAAGGTGGAAGAATTTTCGCGAAGCTGGTTCAAATCGGTGCTCCTCTTGAGTACTTCGATGTTGGTGGTGGTCTTGGTGTTGACTATGACGGTTCACAATCGACAAGTGATTCATCAATGAACTACAAGCTAGCTGACTACGCTTCTGACATTGTTTATATTTTAAAAGAAATCTGTGATGCTGAAAAAGTACCACACCCAAATATCGTATCAGAGTCAGGTCGCGCGATTACTGCACGCCACTCATGCGTGATTACAAATGTTGTCGATAAAATCGAAACATCATTCACGAATTATAAAACTGACGTTGTTGCTGGTGACCACAGCTTAGTGGCCAACATGAGAGACCTTCTTGATACTATCAATGAAGAAAACGCTCAGGAAGTTTATAACGATGCTCTGGACTTTAAGCGTGAGACAATCAACGCTTTCAGACTTGGTATCTTGACGTTAGAAGAGCGCGCTCGCATTGAGACACTTTTCTGGAAGATCACAAAAAAGATTTCAGCACTACTTCCTACAATGGAATTCATTCCTGAGAATCTTTACGACATCGACGAAGGGATTGCTCCTCAGTACCTTTGTAACTTCTCTATCTTTCAATCTGCGCCGGATTTATGGGCCATTGGACAACTTCTTCCAATCGTTCCGATCACACGCTTAAATGAAAAACCAGAAGTTTTAGGAACACTTGTAGATATTACTTGTGACTCTGACGGAAAGATCAACAAGTTCATCGATATCAATGAAACAAGAAATCTTCTTCCTCTTCACGAGCTAAGACCCGATGAAGAATATCATATTGGATTATTCCTAACGGGTGCTTACCAGGACGTAATGGGAGATCTTCACAATTTATTTGGACGCTTAAATGAAGTCCACGTTTTCTGTGATGATGAGGATCCAACAGATTTCTACATTGAAGAAGTTATTAAAGGATCATCTTCTGAATCAGTACTGGCAGCTATGCAGTACAACCCGGAAGCTATGGCCTACACAATGAAGAAGAACATCGACCGCCAAATCGCTTCGGGGAAAATCAACCCACGTGAAGGTGTTAGATTAGTAGACTTCTATGAGAGCTGCTTAAAATCTTATACATACTTGAAGTAA
- a CDS encoding response regulator, with the protein MEKVNIHGKYDVLMVDDNLEICDVMKFYLRRIDTIRSILTVHDGMSATQKLRNQSFDLILLDMKLPRKNGYEVLEEFRENQFNSISKVLAISGTLSTDILTIAAYHGVRSFLVKPFNEALFRGKIGGILTLEEEKNVS; encoded by the coding sequence ATGGAAAAAGTTAATATTCATGGAAAGTACGATGTCTTAATGGTCGACGATAATTTAGAGATTTGTGATGTCATGAAATTTTACCTGAGAAGGATTGACACGATTAGAAGTATTCTCACTGTTCATGACGGCATGAGTGCCACTCAGAAGCTGCGCAATCAGAGCTTTGATCTGATCTTACTTGATATGAAGCTACCGAGAAAAAATGGCTATGAAGTGCTGGAGGAGTTTAGGGAGAATCAGTTCAATAGCATTTCTAAGGTTCTCGCTATATCCGGGACGCTGAGTACAGATATTTTAACCATTGCTGCTTATCACGGTGTGAGATCGTTTTTAGTAAAGCCATTTAATGAGGCCCTCTTCAGAGGAAAGATTGGGGGCATACTCACTTTGGAGGAGGAAAAGAATGTTTCGTGA
- a CDS encoding ABC1 kinase family protein has protein sequence MSEFKSSKLSRFLSVGTSLTKASAQLAVDMAKNKAQDLLDKNPEVRDMGLKIKASKEIIQTMGELKGAMMKLGQMISISEDMFLPKEITELFRDLQKNSPSMPTEEVKKMILENFKKSPEELFLEFDLKPVAAASIGQVHRARLHTGEVVAVKIQYPKIVNAIKYDFQNLHKIDKLVHLLYANKPNIDNMIAELKTSLLEECNYLHEMEQLQYFKEQYKDKFPMIVIPAVHPEFCSEQILTMEWVEGDSFEDSLHYTDEQKNFLGTSLYESYLYSLFELKRLHTDPQNGNYLFKPDKIIILDFGSTREFDHDFVVDYVGLLMALEEDRLDIYSQIAKKLDMFKADEEEEMLARHYRLIKDLYEPYTLPGTRPISDLNPFQLFKDFLKDINFKGRKSPRQEFLMLDRATFGLFAKLKGWRSEINWMEGRNKFRNSIENEVKFKYQF, from the coding sequence ATGAGTGAATTTAAATCCTCTAAACTTTCACGCTTCTTGAGTGTAGGGACAAGCCTTACCAAGGCGTCTGCGCAACTTGCTGTGGATATGGCAAAAAATAAAGCGCAGGATCTTCTGGATAAAAATCCGGAAGTTCGAGATATGGGGTTAAAAATTAAAGCGTCCAAAGAAATTATCCAGACCATGGGTGAATTAAAAGGCGCGATGATGAAGCTCGGCCAGATGATTTCGATTTCAGAAGATATGTTTTTACCAAAAGAGATCACGGAGCTTTTTCGCGATCTTCAAAAGAACTCCCCTTCAATGCCCACTGAAGAAGTAAAAAAAATGATTCTTGAAAATTTCAAGAAATCTCCAGAAGAACTATTCTTAGAATTTGATCTTAAACCTGTCGCTGCTGCTAGTATCGGTCAGGTTCACCGCGCTCGCCTGCACACTGGCGAAGTAGTCGCGGTAAAAATTCAATACCCGAAAATCGTCAATGCCATTAAGTATGATTTTCAAAATCTGCACAAGATCGACAAACTGGTTCATTTGCTTTATGCCAATAAACCCAACATCGACAACATGATTGCAGAACTTAAAACGTCTTTATTAGAAGAATGCAATTACCTCCATGAAATGGAGCAATTGCAATACTTCAAAGAGCAGTACAAAGACAAATTCCCAATGATTGTGATTCCTGCGGTTCATCCAGAATTTTGCTCAGAGCAGATTCTCACGATGGAATGGGTGGAAGGCGACTCCTTTGAAGACAGTCTCCACTACACTGATGAGCAGAAAAACTTTTTGGGGACTTCGTTATACGAAAGTTACCTCTATTCATTGTTTGAGTTAAAACGCCTGCACACAGATCCGCAAAATGGGAATTATCTTTTTAAACCAGATAAGATTATCATTCTGGATTTTGGATCGACTCGTGAATTTGATCACGACTTTGTTGTCGACTACGTCGGTCTACTAATGGCCTTAGAAGAAGACCGTCTGGACATCTATTCTCAGATCGCTAAAAAACTCGACATGTTTAAAGCTGACGAAGAAGAGGAAATGCTTGCTCGTCACTACAGGCTCATCAAAGATCTTTATGAGCCATACACGCTACCGGGAACACGTCCTATAAGTGATTTAAACCCATTTCAGCTATTCAAAGACTTCCTTAAGGACATCAACTTCAAAGGCAGAAAATCTCCTCGCCAGGAGTTTTTAATGCTCGATAGAGCGACTTTCGGACTATTCGCTAAACTCAAAGGCTGGCGCAGCGAAATTAATTGGATGGAAGGACGAAATAAGTTTAGAAATTCCATCGAAAATGAGGTTAAATTTAAGTATCAGTTTTAG
- a CDS encoding response regulator, whose product MLELLNKFGLYNVLMVDDDLELCEVMKFYLSKIDSIKSIVTVHDGMSAAQKIRNQKFDLILLDMKMPKKNGYEMLDEFRGNPFNSVNSVVAMSGTMDMEILTINTSNGIKTFLIKPFTEDLFLEKIKKIITIEANKVGRATS is encoded by the coding sequence ATGCTCGAGTTACTTAATAAATTCGGTCTCTATAATGTTTTAATGGTCGATGACGACCTTGAGCTTTGTGAAGTCATGAAGTTCTATCTTTCAAAGATTGATTCAATTAAGAGCATTGTAACCGTTCACGACGGAATGAGTGCTGCTCAGAAAATCCGCAATCAAAAATTCGATCTTATTTTACTCGATATGAAAATGCCTAAGAAAAATGGTTATGAGATGCTGGATGAATTCAGAGGGAACCCTTTTAATTCTGTGAATAGCGTTGTCGCCATGTCGGGGACGATGGATATGGAGATCTTAACCATTAACACGTCTAATGGGATTAAAACATTTCTGATTAAGCCTTTTACCGAGGACTTATTCTTAGAAAAAATTAAAAAAATTATTACGATTGAAGCGAATAAAGTTGGTAGAGCTACCAGTTGA
- a CDS encoding deoxyhypusine synthase family protein: MKRGPISEFIVKNYKHFNSASLVDAAVGWETHLNNGGKMFVTLAGAMSTAELGISLAEMIRNDKVHAICCTGANLEEDIYNLVAHDHYHRIPDWRALTADDEMALLEKGLNRVTDTCIPEHEAMRKIEALINKEWQKADAAGESHPPHYYFWEVLRSGALKSEYQIDPKNSWMLAAMEKNLPIYTPGWEDSTNGNMYTAACMDGRIKNVHTMNSGIQTMMRLADWYTEVSKNSSIGFFQIGGGIAGDFPICVVPMLEQDLERDTPLWGYFCQISDSTTSYGGYSGAVPNEKITWGKLDKSTPKFIIESDATIVAPLVFAYVLGQ, from the coding sequence ATGAAACGCGGACCTATTTCGGAATTTATTGTAAAAAACTACAAACACTTTAACTCGGCTTCACTAGTTGATGCTGCTGTTGGATGGGAAACTCACTTAAACAACGGTGGGAAGATGTTCGTAACTCTTGCTGGAGCAATGTCTACAGCAGAACTAGGAATCTCTCTTGCTGAAATGATCAGAAACGACAAAGTTCATGCAATCTGCTGTACAGGTGCAAACCTTGAAGAAGATATCTATAACCTTGTAGCTCACGATCACTACCACCGCATTCCAGACTGGCGTGCACTTACAGCTGACGATGAGATGGCACTTCTTGAAAAGGGTTTAAACCGTGTAACAGACACGTGTATCCCTGAACACGAAGCGATGAGAAAGATCGAAGCTCTAATTAACAAAGAATGGCAAAAAGCTGATGCTGCTGGTGAGTCTCACCCACCACACTACTACTTCTGGGAAGTTTTAAGATCAGGTGCTCTGAAATCAGAATACCAAATCGATCCAAAAAACTCTTGGATGTTGGCTGCTATGGAAAAAAATCTTCCAATCTACACACCAGGTTGGGAAGATTCGACTAACGGAAACATGTACACAGCTGCATGTATGGACGGAAGAATTAAAAACGTTCACACAATGAACTCTGGTATCCAGACAATGATGAGACTTGCTGACTGGTATACAGAAGTTTCTAAAAACTCATCAATTGGATTCTTCCAAATTGGTGGTGGTATCGCTGGTGACTTTCCTATTTGTGTTGTTCCAATGCTTGAACAAGATCTTGAGAGAGACACTCCACTATGGGGATACTTCTGCCAGATCTCTGACTCAACAACGAGCTACGGTGGGTACTCTGGAGCGGTTCCAAATGAAAAAATCACTTGGGGAAAACTTGATAAATCTACTCCAAAATTCATCATTGAATCAGATGCTACGATTGTAGCACCGCTAGTTTTTGCCTACGTACTTGGCCAGTAA
- a CDS encoding tetratricopeptide repeat protein, translated as MNSTTTTSANHELINENKIQGSIAKNKAAIYTIFGVVVALVVGFGLFKTFADKSKAEYNSKIFAFESTTLKDYIANPTDPKAAKTLEDGVGNLHMQMGEYLGLLPVVIKASDALVANSHYTEARSLLAIGETIASDPYSKYFILSRQAVVYEDLGEDKLAIETLEKMTSQSVKIFEGKTYLDLGRLYLKAGNKEKAKASFTHVVEKAKDEVEFVKIAQLYLAKM; from the coding sequence ATGAATAGTACAACGACGACTTCTGCTAACCACGAATTGATTAACGAAAACAAGATTCAAGGCTCAATTGCTAAGAATAAAGCAGCAATTTACACGATTTTTGGTGTGGTTGTAGCACTTGTAGTTGGTTTCGGACTATTTAAGACATTTGCGGACAAATCAAAAGCAGAATACAACTCAAAGATCTTTGCATTTGAGTCGACTACTCTAAAAGACTATATCGCTAACCCAACTGACCCAAAAGCGGCAAAAACGCTTGAAGATGGTGTTGGAAACCTACATATGCAAATGGGTGAGTATTTAGGACTACTACCTGTAGTTATCAAAGCGAGTGACGCTCTAGTGGCAAACTCACACTACACAGAAGCAAGATCACTTCTAGCTATCGGTGAAACTATTGCAAGTGATCCTTACTCAAAATACTTCATCCTAAGCCGTCAGGCCGTTGTGTATGAAGACCTTGGAGAAGATAAACTAGCAATCGAAACGCTGGAAAAAATGACTTCTCAATCAGTGAAAATTTTCGAAGGGAAAACTTACCTTGATCTTGGACGCCTTTACTTAAAAGCTGGGAACAAAGAAAAAGCAAAAGCTAGTTTCACTCACGTTGTAGAAAAAGCAAAAGATGAAGTTGAATTCGTAAAAATTGCTCAGCTTTATTTAGCTAAGATGTAA
- a CDS encoding endonuclease/exonuclease/phosphatase family protein has translation MKLCLYNVENLFLMNQGPGEGYKKPLDKVEWIGRTIKEIDADIVMLVEVGGLHSLDLFNKRYLNDAYYTALLPGNSDRGIEMGYLIHKRFGHFHQLLSHRETPLNFNYPHEITEHQTQGKRLKLHRFSRDIAELRLLKDNKTEYILMLVHLKSKLDKEGIDYNGQLRRKAELQKLVETYNQRRKEFPGVPIIISGDFNGQAQRHLTEPEFRDLYTNSDLEDVLEVIGEPAENRFSYFHFNRENVREASQLDYIMLPPELHSKVQKEESGIYHYRDVHGVVVPYPQDTFQRYALPSDHYPVVVTLKI, from the coding sequence TTGAAACTTTGTCTCTATAACGTTGAAAATCTTTTTCTCATGAATCAAGGCCCGGGCGAGGGTTATAAAAAACCTCTGGATAAAGTTGAATGGATCGGCAGAACGATTAAAGAAATCGATGCTGATATTGTGATGCTGGTTGAAGTCGGTGGACTTCATAGTCTGGACTTATTTAATAAACGTTATTTAAACGACGCTTACTACACAGCACTTCTACCGGGGAATTCAGACCGCGGTATTGAAATGGGTTATTTAATTCATAAACGATTTGGCCATTTTCACCAGCTACTAAGCCACAGAGAAACTCCTCTGAATTTTAATTACCCTCACGAGATCACTGAACATCAGACTCAAGGGAAGAGATTAAAGCTCCACAGATTTTCCCGCGATATCGCTGAACTTCGTTTATTAAAAGACAACAAAACAGAATATATTTTAATGCTGGTGCATTTAAAGTCGAAACTCGATAAAGAAGGAATCGATTATAACGGCCAGCTTCGAAGAAAAGCAGAGCTGCAAAAATTAGTGGAAACTTACAATCAAAGACGCAAAGAGTTTCCAGGTGTGCCGATTATTATCAGCGGTGACTTTAACGGTCAGGCCCAAAGACACCTGACAGAGCCAGAATTCAGAGATCTTTACACCAATAGTGACCTGGAAGATGTGCTGGAAGTCATTGGCGAGCCGGCGGAAAATAGATTTTCCTACTTTCATTTTAACCGCGAAAACGTCAGAGAGGCCTCACAGCTCGATTATATTATGCTTCCTCCCGAGCTTCACTCTAAGGTTCAAAAAGAAGAATCGGGCATTTATCACTACCGTGACGTCCACGGGGTGGTCGTTCCCTATCCACAGGATACCTTTCAAAGGTACGCACTTCCCTCAGACCATTACCCAGTGGTAGTTACCCTTAAAATTTAA
- a CDS encoding ribosome biogenesis GTPase Der, producing the protein MSSQQYHRTMVVSLIGRPNVGKSSIFNRLMRKAHKAITHDKPGVTRDRHYGIATFEELAHTRSVETILVDTGGFYPTKIEENVPKKYDQVMNKFFNIMTEQARIAIKESDLILFVVDSREGVLPFDQAIADYIRTQRKEFWVLVNKYDTDKQEGEELEFYQLGIGEEQLFKISAEHGLGLLDLKQAIHKKVIAFEEKEKDEMSQLQKGVTPREKVAARLALIGAPNAGKSTMLNLLLGSERALVSDIAGTTVDPIEGFFDVFFGKEASLLEEDVIFAKTDNLLFQQYEEFRANNAEVYESLAKSYNLEEEGTKGTPIYDEENYLSDETPLYDETVEGDLDEEFEAEFDESEIDFDSALSDDEVKKTEDELYDTVFAVEDSTDFDLEDSEDVMTDGYSQELLAAEAQLAKEAKEEGSQWRSMHIVDTAGIRRQKAVEGFIEQQSVYRSLRCITESDIIIFMIDATVGISHQDRRLLDIALDKGKSCIVCLNKVDLLKDKLVDEAAKKEWISDLRLTVPWLAHCDLIPVSAKYNKHIWRLKESIKKTVLIRNRNIGTGKLNRYVYQLVESNPALIKKAGKRLKVKYASMLKSSPPTFLFFTNLSKDIPDNYKNFLKNGLRKEFTLDNTPIHLIFRTGEDLQKRLGKRMKEVT; encoded by the coding sequence ATGTCATCACAACAATACCACCGCACGATGGTTGTTTCCTTAATTGGAAGACCTAACGTCGGGAAGAGTTCAATTTTTAACAGACTTATGAGGAAAGCTCACAAAGCAATCACTCATGATAAACCAGGGGTAACCCGCGACCGCCACTATGGTATCGCGACGTTTGAAGAGCTTGCTCATACCCGTTCAGTGGAAACTATTTTAGTAGATACAGGTGGATTTTATCCAACGAAGATCGAAGAAAACGTTCCAAAGAAATACGATCAGGTCATGAATAAGTTTTTTAACATCATGACTGAACAGGCCCGCATCGCTATTAAAGAATCGGATTTAATTCTATTCGTAGTGGACTCTCGTGAAGGTGTTTTACCTTTCGACCAGGCCATTGCTGATTACATTCGTACACAAAGAAAAGAGTTTTGGGTTTTAGTTAACAAGTACGACACTGATAAACAAGAAGGCGAAGAGCTGGAGTTTTATCAATTAGGAATTGGCGAAGAGCAATTATTCAAAATTTCAGCTGAGCACGGTCTTGGTCTTCTTGATTTAAAGCAAGCTATTCATAAGAAGGTTATTGCTTTTGAAGAAAAAGAAAAAGATGAAATGTCTCAACTGCAAAAAGGTGTAACACCAAGAGAGAAAGTTGCTGCACGTTTAGCCCTAATTGGGGCTCCTAACGCTGGTAAGTCGACAATGCTTAACCTTTTATTAGGTTCAGAGCGTGCTCTTGTTAGTGATATCGCCGGAACAACTGTTGACCCGATCGAAGGATTCTTCGACGTATTCTTTGGTAAAGAAGCAAGCCTTCTTGAAGAAGATGTTATCTTCGCTAAAACTGACAATCTACTGTTCCAACAGTACGAAGAATTCAGAGCGAACAACGCGGAAGTTTATGAGTCACTTGCAAAAAGTTACAACTTAGAAGAAGAGGGAACGAAAGGAACTCCAATCTATGATGAAGAAAACTACTTAAGTGATGAAACTCCTTTATACGACGAAACTGTTGAAGGTGATTTAGACGAAGAGTTCGAAGCAGAATTTGATGAAAGCGAAATCGATTTCGATTCAGCTTTATCAGATGACGAAGTAAAGAAAACGGAAGACGAGTTATACGATACAGTTTTTGCTGTTGAAGATAGTACTGACTTCGATCTTGAAGACTCTGAAGATGTTATGACTGATGGTTACTCACAAGAGTTACTAGCAGCTGAAGCTCAACTTGCAAAAGAAGCTAAAGAAGAAGGATCTCAGTGGCGCTCAATGCACATTGTAGATACAGCTGGTATTAGACGCCAAAAAGCAGTTGAAGGCTTTATTGAACAACAATCAGTTTACCGCTCACTTCGTTGTATTACTGAAAGTGATATTATCATTTTCATGATCGACGCAACTGTTGGTATCTCTCACCAGGATAGACGTCTTTTAGATATCGCTCTTGATAAAGGGAAGTCTTGTATTGTGTGTTTAAACAAAGTTGATCTTTTAAAAGATAAGCTTGTTGATGAAGCAGCTAAAAAAGAATGGATTTCCGATCTTAGATTAACTGTTCCATGGCTTGCTCACTGTGATTTAATCCCAGTGTCAGCGAAGTACAATAAGCACATCTGGCGCTTAAAAGAATCAATTAAGAAAACTGTGTTAATCAGAAACAGAAACATTGGTACAGGTAAACTGAACCGTTATGTTTACCAACTTGTTGAGAGTAACCCGGCACTAATTAAGAAAGCAGGGAAGAGATTAAAAGTGAAGTACGCTTCGATGTTAAAGTCGAGCCCACCGACATTCTTATTCTTTACCAACCTTTCAAAAGATATTCCTGATAACTATAAGAACTTTTTAAAGAATGGTCTTAGAAAGGAATTCACTCTGGACAACACTCCGATCCACCTTATTTTTAGAACAGGGGAAGATCTGCAGAAGCGTTTAGGGAAACGAATGAAAGAAGTGACATAG